One window from the genome of Paraclostridium sordellii encodes:
- the clpP gene encoding ATP-dependent Clp endopeptidase proteolytic subunit ClpP: MALVPVVVEQTGRGERSYDIYSKLLKDRIIFLGDEVNDATAGLVVAQLLFLEGEDPDKDIHLYINSPGGSITAGMAIYDTMQYIKPDVSTICIGMAASMGAFLLAAGEKGKRFALPNSEIMIHQPLGGTRGQATDIEIHAKRIVNMKHKLNSILAERTGQPIEKIQVDTERDNFMSAEEAMKYGLIDEVITKRP; this comes from the coding sequence TTAGTACCTGTAGTAGTAGAACAAACAGGAAGAGGAGAAAGATCTTACGATATATATTCAAAACTTCTAAAAGATAGAATAATATTTTTGGGTGATGAAGTAAACGATGCTACAGCAGGACTTGTAGTAGCTCAATTGTTATTCCTAGAAGGAGAAGACCCAGATAAAGATATACATTTATATATAAATTCTCCAGGAGGAAGTATAACAGCTGGTATGGCTATATATGACACTATGCAATATATAAAACCAGATGTTTCTACGATATGTATAGGAATGGCTGCATCTATGGGAGCATTTTTATTAGCAGCAGGAGAAAAAGGAAAAAGATTTGCACTTCCAAACAGCGAAATAATGATACATCAACCACTAGGAGGAACTAGAGGGCAAGCAACAGATATAGAGATACATGCAAAAAGAATAGTTAATATGAAACACAAATTAAATTCTATATTAGCTGAAAGAACTGGTCAGCCTATAGAAAAAATTCAAGTTGATACTGAACGTGATAACTTCATGAGTGCTGAAGAAGCTATGAAATATGGCTTAATTGATGAAGTGATTACTAAAAGACCGTAG